A genomic window from Gemmatimonadota bacterium includes:
- a CDS encoding VOC family protein, whose amino-acid sequence MTSLFGKLHHICIVVHDIDKAQAFYESIGIGPWTPYPPLTEYEELDVPSREGFHSLKYRICNLPNVQFQLCEPDDAPSPQRQHLDQKGEGVFHIGFEVPDADAAEDEARAQGLPVLMRGRRANRTGFTYYDSADLAGVTLLTRATNRPGQ is encoded by the coding sequence ATGACATCCCTCTTCGGCAAGCTCCACCACATCTGCATCGTGGTGCACGACATCGACAAGGCGCAGGCCTTCTACGAATCCATCGGCATCGGACCGTGGACGCCGTATCCGCCGCTCACCGAGTACGAGGAGCTGGACGTGCCGAGCCGGGAGGGCTTCCACTCGCTCAAGTACCGGATCTGCAACCTGCCTAACGTGCAATTCCAGCTCTGCGAGCCTGACGATGCGCCGTCGCCGCAACGCCAGCACCTCGACCAGAAGGGCGAAGGGGTCTTCCACATCGGCTTCGAGGTTCCCGATGCCGACGCCGCGGAGGACGAGGCACGCGCGCAGGGACTCCCGGTGCTGATGCGCGGGCGCCGGGCCAATCGCACCGGCTTCACCTACTACGATTCGGCGGACCTGGCAGGGGTGACGCTCCTCACCCGCGCCACCAACCGCCCCGGCCAGTGA
- a CDS encoding SDR family oxidoreductase, which yields MRLAGKVAVVTGAARGIGRATAERLLAEGAQVVLADIDVEQLDKTVAELAAPDRVLAMRVDVANQREVVQLVDAAVQRFGCIDIMVNNAGIAPVIPFLDVTEEILSRVLDVNLKGAFYGTQAAGRQMISQGKGGVIINMSSINSGLANPNVAPYAISKGGMNQVTSTAAVAFAPHGIRVVGVGPGTILTEMTAGAFVNTAGHHAILSRTPLGRYGDVSEIASVVAFLASDDASYITGETVYVDGGRRVLNYLVPVKE from the coding sequence ATGAGGCTTGCAGGGAAGGTCGCCGTCGTCACCGGCGCGGCGCGCGGCATTGGGCGGGCGACGGCTGAACGCCTGCTGGCCGAGGGCGCACAGGTGGTGCTCGCCGACATCGACGTGGAACAGCTCGACAAGACCGTGGCCGAGCTGGCGGCGCCGGACCGCGTGCTGGCGATGCGCGTGGATGTCGCGAATCAGCGCGAGGTCGTGCAGCTCGTGGACGCGGCGGTCCAGCGCTTCGGGTGCATCGATATCATGGTGAACAACGCCGGCATCGCGCCGGTCATCCCCTTCCTCGACGTCACCGAGGAGATCCTGAGTCGTGTGCTCGACGTCAACCTCAAGGGCGCCTTTTACGGAACGCAGGCGGCCGGCCGTCAGATGATCAGCCAAGGCAAGGGGGGCGTGATCATCAACATGTCGTCGATCAACTCGGGGCTGGCCAATCCCAACGTGGCGCCGTACGCGATATCGAAGGGCGGGATGAACCAGGTGACCTCCACCGCGGCGGTGGCCTTTGCGCCGCACGGCATTCGGGTCGTCGGCGTTGGTCCCGGGACGATCCTGACCGAGATGACCGCCGGCGCGTTCGTGAATACCGCCGGGCATCACGCGATCCTGTCGCGCACGCCGCTGGGACGCTACGGCGACGTCTCGGAGATCGCGTCGGTCGTGGCCTTCCTGGCCAGCGACGACGCATCGTACATCACCGGCGAAACCGTCTACGTCGACGGGGGGCGTCGTGTGCTCAACTACCTGGTTCCGGTCAAGGAGTAG
- a CDS encoding GMC family oxidoreductase: protein MLLCVDSVRSARDGVDRTRRGPKAPPARRAQFDGPILATGDVLGHRPLPSRHPCRTASVSTRRRTQLRTRALDVPRRAGARRSPSRGLANPAPARRLAPDLHRSASRVFLQNPKSQTEYDVIVVGSGAGGGMAAYQLGVAGLKVLVLEAGRRYDPQTETPMFNLPRQAPLRGAGSKEKPFGFYDATVDGGWEVPGEPYTTAPGSEFKWWRARMLGGRTNHWGRISLRMGEYDFKPKTRDGLGADWPISYADLEPYYDRTEMLIGVYGGDDDLENTPRSSSGVLMPAPKPRATELLAKKACDPMGIPVIPAHLAIMTQRQDHETLPKKIHPDNPLAQRVLAESMKARQACFWATPCGNGCSIRANFQSTTVLIPPALATGNVDIVPDAMVREVTVDASGKATGVSYIDKRTRADVKVKARVVVLAASAAETARILLNSRSNQFPNGLSNSSGLVGKYLMDTVGAGIGGQIPALENTPPHNQDGASGMHMYMPWWLYKPQLAGKLGFARGYHVEFGGGRSMPGSGAMGGLESLTEGAYGTRFKEAARRYYGSWMWFDGRGEMIPNEDCYCELDPDQVDQWGIPVLRFHWKWSEHETRQAAHMVKTFAGIIEQMGGKVNGKVETDGSKVIARGGQIIHEVGTCRMGTSAKTSVLNEWCQSWDVKNLFVTDGAPFVSNADKNPTLSILALAWRTCDHIIEQLKTRSVG, encoded by the coding sequence ATGCTCCTCTGCGTAGACTCGGTGCGCTCAGCGCGCGATGGTGTCGATCGAACGCGTCGAGGTCCGAAGGCGCCCCCAGCCCGGCGGGCTCAATTCGATGGACCGATACTCGCCACAGGCGATGTGCTCGGCCACCGCCCCCTTCCTTCCCGGCATCCGTGCCGAACAGCGTCCGTCTCGACACGGCGGCGGACACAACTTCGCACCCGCGCGTTGGATGTGCCAAGACGCGCTGGTGCGCGGCGTTCGCCCTCGCGCGGACTCGCCAACCCCGCCCCCGCGCGTAGATTGGCTCCCGACCTTCACCGGAGCGCAAGCCGGGTGTTCCTGCAGAATCCCAAGTCGCAAACCGAGTACGACGTCATCGTAGTGGGCTCCGGCGCCGGGGGCGGGATGGCCGCCTACCAGCTCGGCGTCGCAGGGCTCAAGGTCCTCGTCCTCGAAGCCGGGCGCCGCTACGACCCGCAGACCGAGACGCCGATGTTCAACCTTCCGCGTCAGGCACCGCTGCGGGGCGCGGGGTCCAAGGAGAAGCCGTTCGGCTTCTACGACGCCACGGTCGACGGCGGGTGGGAAGTGCCGGGCGAGCCGTACACCACGGCGCCGGGGAGCGAGTTCAAGTGGTGGCGCGCCCGCATGCTCGGCGGGCGCACGAACCACTGGGGGCGCATCTCGCTCCGCATGGGCGAATACGACTTCAAGCCGAAGACGCGCGACGGACTCGGCGCCGATTGGCCGATCTCGTACGCCGACCTGGAGCCGTACTACGATCGTACGGAGATGCTGATTGGCGTGTACGGTGGCGACGATGACCTGGAGAACACGCCGCGCTCGTCGTCCGGCGTCCTGATGCCGGCCCCCAAGCCGCGCGCGACGGAGCTGCTGGCCAAGAAGGCGTGCGATCCGATGGGGATCCCGGTGATTCCGGCGCACCTGGCGATCATGACGCAGCGGCAGGATCACGAGACGCTGCCCAAGAAGATCCATCCCGACAACCCGCTGGCGCAGCGCGTGCTGGCCGAGTCGATGAAGGCGCGGCAAGCCTGCTTTTGGGCGACGCCGTGCGGCAACGGCTGCTCGATCCGCGCCAACTTCCAGTCGACGACGGTGCTCATCCCGCCGGCGTTGGCCACGGGGAACGTCGACATCGTCCCCGACGCGATGGTGCGCGAGGTGACGGTGGATGCGTCGGGCAAGGCGACCGGCGTGTCGTACATCGACAAGCGGACGCGCGCCGACGTGAAGGTGAAGGCGCGCGTCGTGGTGCTCGCCGCCAGCGCCGCCGAGACGGCGCGCATCCTGCTCAACTCGCGCTCCAACCAGTTCCCCAACGGGCTCTCCAACAGCAGCGGGCTTGTCGGCAAGTACTTGATGGACACGGTGGGGGCTGGGATCGGTGGGCAGATTCCGGCGCTGGAGAACACGCCGCCGCACAACCAGGACGGCGCCAGCGGGATGCACATGTACATGCCGTGGTGGCTGTACAAGCCGCAGCTGGCGGGGAAGCTGGGCTTTGCGCGCGGGTACCACGTGGAGTTCGGCGGCGGGCGCAGCATGCCGGGCTCCGGGGCGATGGGCGGATTGGAGTCGCTCACCGAAGGAGCCTACGGCACGCGCTTCAAGGAAGCGGCGCGCCGCTACTACGGCTCATGGATGTGGTTCGACGGGCGCGGCGAGATGATTCCTAACGAGGATTGTTACTGCGAGCTCGATCCCGACCAGGTGGACCAGTGGGGGATTCCGGTGCTGCGCTTCCACTGGAAGTGGAGCGAGCACGAGACGCGCCAGGCGGCGCACATGGTGAAGACGTTCGCCGGCATCATCGAGCAGATGGGCGGCAAGGTCAACGGCAAGGTCGAGACGGATGGGTCGAAGGTGATTGCACGTGGCGGGCAGATCATCCACGAGGTCGGCACGTGCCGCATGGGGACCAGCGCGAAGACGTCGGTGCTCAACGAGTGGTGCCAGTCGTGGGATGTGAAGAACCTCTTCGTCACGGATGGGGCACCATTCGTGTCCAATGCCGACAAGAATCCGACGTTGTCGATTCTGGCGTTGGCGTGGCGGACGTGCGATCACATCATCGAGCAACTCAAGACGCGGAGTGTCGGATGA
- a CDS encoding gluconate 2-dehydrogenase subunit 3 family protein, giving the protein MATTAVALPLAGSLAACSPESRSLPVVDASKAASGGVEASGVPVAGPRGTKSDPDLLNPKITWPMLLTASEMVTLTALCDMIIPADDKSPAASAVGVPAYINEYVSAPADWYQKALVQVRGGLIWINVESNKRFGKAFADVTPAQRTAICDDICYAAKAKPEFKQAAQFFDRVRDLTAEGFYTTDEGMKDIGYVGNVALASFDGPPPEVLKHLGWGGGGGGWSHVGLLVAHAAPPHRGGGGGGGGGGGGGGGGGGGGGGGGGGGGGGGGGGGGGGGGGGGGGGGGGGGGGGGGGGGGGGGGGGGGGRVTAARPDPGGRVRGTPGRTRRAHRQRRGARLWPA; this is encoded by the coding sequence TTGGCGACGACGGCGGTGGCGCTGCCGCTGGCGGGGTCGCTGGCGGCGTGTTCGCCGGAGAGTCGGTCGCTGCCGGTCGTCGACGCGTCCAAGGCGGCTTCCGGGGGTGTTGAAGCCAGCGGGGTTCCCGTCGCGGGGCCACGAGGCACCAAGAGCGATCCGGACCTGCTCAATCCCAAGATCACCTGGCCCATGCTGCTCACGGCGAGCGAGATGGTCACGCTCACGGCGTTGTGCGACATGATCATCCCCGCCGACGACAAGTCGCCGGCGGCGTCGGCGGTGGGAGTGCCGGCCTACATCAACGAGTACGTGAGCGCGCCCGCCGACTGGTATCAGAAGGCGCTGGTGCAGGTGCGGGGCGGGTTGATCTGGATCAACGTCGAGAGCAACAAGCGCTTCGGGAAGGCGTTCGCCGACGTGACGCCCGCGCAGCGCACCGCGATCTGCGACGACATCTGCTACGCCGCCAAGGCCAAGCCGGAGTTCAAGCAGGCGGCGCAGTTCTTCGATCGGGTGCGTGACCTCACGGCGGAGGGATTCTACACGACCGATGAAGGGATGAAGGACATCGGCTACGTGGGGAACGTGGCGCTCGCGTCGTTCGACGGGCCGCCGCCGGAAGTGCTCAAGCACCTCGGCTGGGGGGGGGGGGGGGGGGGCTGGTCCCATGTCGGGCTCTTGGTGGCCCACGCGGCGCCTCCGCACCGGGGGGGGGGGGGGGGGGGGGGGGGGGGGGGGGGGGGGGGGGGGGGGGGGGGGGGGGGGGGGGGGGGGGGGGGGGGGGGGGGGGGGGGGGGGGGGGGGGGGGGGGGGGGGGGGGGGGGGGGGGGGGGGGGGGGGGGGGGGGGGGGGGGGGGGGGGGGGGGGGGGGGGGGGGGGGGGGGGGGGGGGGGGGGGGGGGGGGGGGGCGGTGGTCGTGTCACCGCTGCGCGCCCAGATCCCGGTGGCCGAGTACGCGGCACGCCGGGCCGCACTCGCCGCGCGCATCGACAGCGGCGTGGTGCTCGCCTTTGGCCGGCGTGA